In a single window of the Desulfuromonas sp. genome:
- a CDS encoding GIY-YIG nuclease family protein, protein MLVFLCTIAVLEGGSVKGITIRLYLVDGTPTGILTAEIINWTGKLYVAPRSQLADLAKREEVRRTGVYFLVGPDPDRPSRDRVYIGEGDSVLKRLIDHDKDPTKDFWTRTAVVISKDENITKSHGRYLESRLLEKAKVANRASLSNGTNPPTPPLPEPDVADMEFFLGQVQMILPALGFGFLQAKPSEEPTSKAEESPRFLMATSGAKATAIEAGGEFVVLQGSTARKEGVPSWDTYRTLRDQLVADGKLVDAKKPDYFEFAEDVSFSSPSAASSVVAARNTNGRESWAIEGTRTTYAKWHEEKIASAASQTDEPED, encoded by the coding sequence TTGCTGGTTTTTCTATGTACTATCGCGGTATTGGAAGGGGGATCTGTGAAGGGAATAACGATTCGTCTTTATCTGGTGGACGGTACACCCACCGGAATTCTCACCGCTGAAATCATTAACTGGACTGGCAAGCTTTATGTCGCGCCAAGAAGCCAGCTTGCAGACCTGGCAAAACGGGAAGAAGTGCGCCGAACCGGGGTTTACTTTCTCGTTGGGCCTGACCCGGACCGCCCCAGCCGTGACCGGGTTTACATCGGCGAAGGGGATAGCGTCCTCAAGCGGTTGATCGACCACGACAAAGACCCTACAAAGGATTTCTGGACCCGCACTGCTGTTGTCATCAGTAAGGACGAAAACATCACCAAGTCGCATGGCCGCTACCTGGAGAGCCGCCTGCTCGAAAAGGCCAAGGTAGCGAATCGTGCAAGTCTCTCCAACGGTACCAATCCCCCCACGCCTCCCCTGCCAGAACCGGACGTAGCGGACATGGAGTTCTTCCTTGGTCAGGTTCAAATGATCCTGCCCGCTCTCGGGTTCGGCTTTTTGCAGGCGAAGCCGAGCGAAGAACCAACAAGCAAGGCGGAGGAATCCCCCCGGTTCCTCATGGCCACCAGTGGGGCCAAGGCAACGGCAATTGAGGCCGGAGGCGAGTTCGTTGTGCTCCAGGGCTCGACTGCTCGCAAGGAAGGAGTCCCCTCTTGGGACACCTATCGCACTTTGCGCGATCAACTAGTCGCCGACGGCAAATTGGTTGATGCAAAGAAGCCGGACTATTTCGAATTCGCCGAGGACGTCTCTTTCTCCAGCCCCAGTGCCGCTTCCTCAGTGGTTGCTGCACGCAATACCAACGGCCGGGAGTCGTGGGCCATTGAGGGGACTCGCACGACCTATGCAAAGTGGCACGAAGAGAAG